A single genomic interval of Primulina huaijiensis isolate GDHJ02 chromosome 7, ASM1229523v2, whole genome shotgun sequence harbors:
- the LOC140980756 gene encoding uncharacterized protein, translated as MEQNLPIIAKKVWSIVRVLYFMLRKGISKGKLFSDLNMMIQRGKIAGKAAIHNLMFHHHLVAASYSGRRFHDAGGNLEYEFSCSNSPAYPTFHLPSFIINKRKHSHVQPPIDGELLASALEMISAASSPALPGFGPSPMVRQLRITDSPFPLSDARIDEDKRVDEAAEEFIMKFYKDLKRQSA; from the coding sequence ATGGAGCAAAATCTACCAATTATAGCAAAGAAAGTCTGGAGCATAGTCCGAGTCCTATATTTCATGCTACGTAAAGGCATATCCAAGGGAAAATTGTTTTCAGATCTCAACATGATGATTCAACGTGGCAAGATCGCCGGAAAAGCTGCCATACACAACCTCATGTTCCACCACCACCTTGTTGCCGCCTCCTACTCCGGCCGCCGCTTCCACGATGCTGGTGGCAACCTCGAGTATGAGTTCAGCTGCAGCAACAGCCCAGCTTACCCTACATTCCACCTCCCAAGCTTTATTATCAACAAGCGAAAACACTCACACGTTCAGCCACCCATCGATGGCGAGTTACTGGCGTCGGCTCTGGAGATGATCAGCGCGGCGTCGTCACCGGCTTTGCCTGGATTTGGGCCGAGCCCGATGGTAAGGCAACTGAGGATAACTGACTCTCCATTTCCATTGAGTGATGCGAGGATTGATGAAGATAAGCGTGTGGATGAAGCCGCAGAAGAGTTTATTATGAAGTTTTATAAAGATTTGAAGAGGCAAAGTGCATGA
- the LOC140980721 gene encoding casein kinase 1-like protein HD16: MPVLRGGVRRGRRGKQQQQQQQPSHNDINQNPNENIIPVVEENAAIATRTRRRRRAEAAAAVAVAEPVDDKVVAAVAAVEVREVENQGERVLEQPERIEEVGEKLMDDYGSGGKSPDKGNAADDELAATPIPERVQFGGSPMYRTERKLGKGGFGQVYVGRRVSGGPISERTGPGATEVALKFEHRNSKGCNYGPPYEWQVYNTLGGSHGVPRVHFKGRQGDYYVMVMDMLGPSLWDVWNNNSHTMSVEMVACIAIEALSILEKMHSRGYVHGDVKPENFLLGPLGTPDEKKLYLVDLGLATRWRDGNTGVHVDYDQRPDVFRGTVRYASVHAHLGRTGSRRDDLESLAYTLVFLLRGRLPWQGFQGENKGFLVCKKKMATSPEALCCFCPQPFKLFVDYVVNLKFDEEPNYARYISLFDGIVGPNPEIRPINTDGAQKLICQVGHKRGRLTFEDEEDEQPKKKVRMGMPATQWISIYNARRPMKQRYHYNVMDSRLAQHIEKGTEDGLFISCVASCLNLWALIMDAGTGFTAQVYELSPFFLHKEWILEQWEKNFYITAVAGATNGSSLVVMSKGTQYLQQSYKVSDSFPFKWINKKWKEGFYVTSMATSGNRWAVVMSRGAGFSDQVVELDFLYPSEGIHRRWDNGYRITATAATSDQAALVLSMPRRKPVDETQETLRTSAFPSTHVKEKWAKNLYIASVCYGRTVS, encoded by the exons ATGCCGGTGCTGCGTGGTGGAGTGCGCAGAGGCCGGAGAGggaagcagcagcagcagcagcagcaaccgTCACACAACGACATCAATCAGAATCCAAACGAAAATATCATCCCGGTTGTTGAGGAAAACGCGGCTATTGCGACAAGAACAAGGAGGAGGAGAAGAGCAGAAGCAGCTGCAGCCGTAGCGGTTGCTGAGCCGGTGGATGACAAGGTAGTTGCTGCTGTAGCAGCAGTTGAGGTTAGGGAGGTTGAGAATCAGGGAGAGAGGGTTTTGGAACAACCAGAAAGGATAGAGGAGGTGGGGGAAAAGCTGATGGATGACTACGGAAGTGGCGGGAAGAGCCCTGACAAAGGGAATGCCGCTGATGACGAGTTAGCCGCTACACCTATCCCGGAAAGG GTTCAGTTTGGTGGTTCACCAATGTACAGAACTGAAAGGAAGCTCGGTAAGGGTGGTTTTGGACAAGTATATGTTGGTCGTCGTGTCTCTGGCGGTCCCATCAGCGAAAGAACGGGCCCGGGGGCTACAGAA GTGGCCCTAAAATTTGAACATCGTAATAGTAAAGGCTGCAATTATGGCCCTCCTTATGAATGGCAAGTGTACAA TACTCTGGGTGGAAGTCATGGTGTTCCACGAGTGCACTTCAAGGGCCGACAAGGTGACTATTATGTGATG GTCATGGATATGCTTGGGCCAAGCTTGTGGGATGTGTGGAATAATAACTCCCACAC GATGTCTGTTGAAATGGTCGCTTGCATTGCTATAGAAGCACTATCTATATTGGAGAAAATGCACTCGAGAGG GTATGTCCATGGGGACGTGAAGCCTGAGAACTTTTTGCTTGGTCCTCTAGGGACCCCTGATGAGAAAAAATTGTACCTGGTTGATCTTGGTTTAG CTACTAGGTGGAGAGATGGCAATACTGGTGTGCACGTTGATTATGACCAACGTCCCGATGTTTTTAG GGGAACCGTTCGATATGCAAGTGTTCATGCCCATTTAGGTAGAACTGGCAGCCGGCGAGATGATTTAGAATCTCTTGCATATACGCTCGTTTTCCTTTTGCGTGGGCGTTTGCCTTGGCAGGGATTTCAG GGTGAGAACAAAGGGTTTCTAGTTTGCAAGAAAAAGATGGCTACATCACCAGAGGCGCTTTGCTGCTTTTGTCCACAACCATTTAAATTGTTTGTGGATTACGTagtaaatttaaagtttgatgaGGAACCTAATTACGCCAGATATATCTCCCTTTTTGATGGGATTGTGGGACCAAATCCAGAAATCAGACCAATCAACACGGATGGTGCACAGAAG CTCATCTGTCAGGTTGGTCACAAAAGAGGACGACTGACTTTTGAAGACGAGGAAGATGAACAACCTAAGAAGAAAGTTCGCATGGGGATGCCTGCTACGCAATGGATCAGCATTTACAATGCGCGTAGGCCCATGAAGCAAAG ATATCATTATAATGTGATGGATTCAAGGCTTGCCCAGCACATCGAAAAGGGTACTGAAGATGGCCTATTCATCAGTTGTGTGGCATCTTGCCTTAATCTGTGGGCTTTGATAATGGATGCTGGCACCGGCTTCACTGCTCAAGTTTACGAGCTTTCGCCGTTTTTTCTCCACAAG GAATGGATATTGGAACAATGGGAGAAAAACTTTTACATCACTGCAGTTGCTGGAGCTACAAATGGTAGTTCATTGGTAGTAATGTCTAAAG GAACTCAGTACTTACAACAGTCTTACAAAGTTAGCGATTCATTTCCGTTTAAGTGGATAAACAAAAAGTGGAAGGAAGGTTTCTATGTCACATCCATGGCCACTTCTGGGAATAGATGGGCAGTCGTCATGTCTCGTGGTGCTGGATTTTCAGATCAG GTGGTGGAGCTAGATTTTCTTTATCCAAGTGAGGGCATCCATCGCCGTTGGGACAACGGATACCGCATAACCGCTACAGCAGCCACTTCTGACCAGGCTGCACTGGTTTTGAGCATGCCGAGAAGAAAACCAGTTGATGAAACACAAGAGACGCTTCGTACATCTGCTTTTCCCAGCACACATGTCAAG GAGAAATGGGCCAAAAACTTGTACATTGCATCTGTTTGCTATGGCCGTACAGTTTCGTAG